The sequence AGTCCCACCCGCCGATGAGGATGGCGTCCGTGCCCCGGAGGGCGGTCGGGCGGATCCACGCCGTCACGTAGTGGCGCGCCTCGCCGCGGCGGATCACCCGGCTCCGCAGGAACCGCATCGTGTACTCCGCCTGGCGGCCGCCCGCGGTCCAGTCGTCGCCGCGGTTGTTGTCGTCGCGTCGCAGCCGCGCGTCGGTCTCGAGGAGCCAGACCTCGAGGTCGGCATCCCGGGCGAGCGCGTCCCACACGGGGACGCGGTACGGCGGCGCCACGTTGGTCAGCCACACGATCGACGGGCGGGATCCGGCGTCCGTCCCCGCCTGGTACCGACGGAGGAGCGCGTCGGCCGTCGCGCGGATGGAGAAGGCCTCCGCGAGGGCCAGGCGCATGCCGCTGTCGAGCCGGTCGCGCAGGTCGCCGTCGGACAGGATCGCGCCGACGGCCCGCGCCAGGTCGTCGGGGGAGCCGTCGGTGACGAGGGCGGCCTCGCGGACGCGGAGCTCGTCGGAGATCCCGCAGTCCTCGGTCAGCACGACGGGCGTGCCGACGGAGAGCGCCTCGAGCACGGTCATCGGGAAGACCTCGCGGAGGCTCGGCAGCACGTAGACGGCCGCGCTGGCGAGCCGTCCCGTCACCTCGCCCGGGGCGAGGGGGCCGTCGTAGGAGAGCGGCACGTCGGGGTGCTCGGCCATGAACTCCCTCAGCGCCGGCAGGTCGCCCTCGTCGGGGCCCACGACCACGAAGCGCGCATCCGGATGCGCTCGGCTGACGAGCGCGGCCATCTCGGCGAACGCCATGACCCGCTTCCGCGGATGCAGGCGCGCCACGAACAGGACCTCCTGGCCGCGGTCGTCGCCGACGACCGGCGGGGCGTCACCCCGCTCCTCGATGCCGTTGCGGATCCGGGAGACCGCGGCGCCCGGGAACTGCTCCCGCAGCCCGCGCTCCTCCTCGTCGGTCAGCGCCAGCACGGCGGCGGCGCCGGCGATGGCGCGGGCCGTCATGGTGCGGTCCACGAGCATGGGCAGGGCCCCGCCCGGCATCACCATGCCGTGCGTCTGCATGACGTAGCGGACGCCGAGGCGACGGGCCGTGAGCGCCACCTCGAGGTCGAGCAGGTGGCGGCCGGCGTGCACGTGCAGCACGTCGACGCCGGGCGCGTTCTCAGCCAGCCAGGACAGCGCACCGCGGGAGCGCAGGCCGCTGAAGCCGAGGCCGGGGAGGCGCTGGACGCGGGCGAGCACGACCCGGACCCCCGGGATCCGGAGCTCGGCGACCCCGTCCCATCCCGCGAGGAGGACGACGTCGTGTCCGCGCCGCGCCAGCTCGCGCGCCTGCGCGACCGCCACCGCGACGGGTCCGCCGAACGCGCCGTCCGCGGAGACGTACGAGACGAACTGCACGATCCTCATCGCCCGGACCCCCGGGTCACGCGACGACGTCCGTGGCTGTCCTCGGGTACGACGGTGACCGGTAGGTCCCGCGCACGGGCGTCGTCCTGCTCCACTGCTCTCCCTCATGACGGACCCGCGGCGGCCCCGTCCTCGGGCGGGACGGCGGGAACCGCGCGGTGACTGAAGTGTAGGTGGGCGGGGCTTCCCCGCCCTGGCCCTCTCCCGGGTGCGCTACCGCTCGTCGAGCGCGTCCAGGATCGTGGCGCTGATGGTGTGGGCCGCCGCCTCGATCGTGGGGTGCTCGGCGGGCGGCGCCTCCGTGCGCTCGGCGCCGTCCGTCCAGGCGCGGGCGTAGGCCTCCGGCGTCGCGGGCACCTCGACGACGTCGATGCCGGGCCGGAGGTACTCGACCTCCGGACCGTGCTCCGCGCCCGACGTCGTGACGATCCCGAGGCCCATCACCAGGGCGTCCACGGCGACGAGCCCGACCCGGCCCGGGTTCACGAGCGTGCGCGACATGGTGGCGGCCGCCGCGTAGTCCGCGGGTCCCGACTGGCCGAGGAGCACGACGCGCCCCGTGTCGCGGGCCAGCTCCTCCACGAGCGCCCGCGACTCCCCGTCGCCGGCGACCACGAGCCACTGCGATGGATCCGCGGCGAACACGATCCGCGCGGCGTCCACCAGGAGGTCGACGGCCTTGAAGCGGTTCAGCGCGCCGAGGTACAGCGAGACGCGCGCATCGTCGGGGATGCCGTGGCGCTCCCGGAACGCGGTCAGGTCCGCGGGCGTGACCTCGTCCATCGCGCGCTGCAGCCGCGACGTGTCGGTCGAGTTGCGGAACGCCGCCACCTGGTCGTCGCGCAGGCGCGTGGACGCGAGCACGTGGCGTCGCCCCCGCTCGGTGTAGGTCAGCGCCCGCGTCGCACGGGAGTTCAGGAGGTTCTCCGCTGCATCGGCGAGCGGCGAGCGGGTCGTCGTGTCCGAGACCCCGTGACCGAGCGTGATGTACGGCCGCCGCAACCCGGCGCGCAGCCAGGCGTTGAGGTTCGTGCCCTGCATCTCGGTCACCAGCAGCGCGTCGCGTCCTCGCCAGGTGCGCGGGAGCCGACGGAACACGAACTTCGGGATGGAGCGCACGGGTCGCAGCGTGCATGCGGCGACGCGGCTCGCCCACCCGGGCTGGATGCCGTCGCCCCGGGCCGCGATGTCGCGCTCCTGCTCGCGGTCGCCGCCGTAGAACACGCGGCAGTCCACCTCGGCTGCGCGGAGCTCCTCGATGACCAGCGACCACAGCCGCTCGCGGTACCCCGGGATGTACGGCTGGGTGATCGCCACCCGGCGGTTCACGGCGCGCTCCCGGTCGTGGCGGCGTCGTTCGTGGATGTGGCGTCTCGCATCATTCCCCCCAGATGACGATCCGGGGAGCATCTCCTGCGACGACATCCCCCGATGCCGCCCGGCTGACCATGGCCGGTACCTGTACCCGTCCCCTGGCGCAACCGCCCCCTCACTCAGGCTAGTACCGGGATCCGCCTCCGTGCAGCCCGCGCCGGAGCACGACGTCGAGCGGACGGGCGTCACGACGCGGTCCGCCATACTGGTCTCGTCGTGCGGTCGGACCGCGCGGCCGACGTCGGAAGGGGACGGAGTCGCATGGGGGAGTGGGGATGCCCGGCGCTGCCGTCGGGACGCGATCGCGGGCGCACGGCGACCCCCGCGCGGGGTCGGCGCGCATGAGCGCCGCTCCATCAGGACCCGCCGCCGGTGATGCCCCCGTGGTCGTCCTCGAGGGCAACGGCGACGGCCACCGCTTCTACTACGTCCGCCTCCTCGCGGAGGCGATCGTCGCCGAGGGCCGGCGTGCCGTCCTCGTGACCAGGGCCGGGGAGAGGGACAGCCCCCAGGCCGCCGAGTTCCTCGACGGGCTCCCGTCGGGCTTCTCCGTCGTGGAGGTGCCCCGCGCCGACGTGGCATCCGCGACCCGCGTGGCCCGCAGCACGGGAGCGCACCGCATCGTGATCCCGGACGGCGACCTCCACCTGGTGCACCTGCTGACGCGGCGCGGGCGTCGCCTCCCGCACGTCACCGCGCTCGTGATGCGCGAGCCGGTCGTGGGGCGCGGACAGGCCCCCAAGGCGCTCGCGCGTCAGGCGATGAAGCTCGCCACCATGACGCTGGCCGCCCTCCGCCCGTCCACGAGGATCACGGTCCTCAAGTCGTCCGTGTGGGCCGGTCGCTCCCGCTTCCCCGTCGCCCAGGATCCCGTCACGCTGGCGGCCGGGCCGCAGGACGTCGCCGGCGTCCGGGCGGGTTGGGATCTCGAGCCCGACCGCCGGTGGTTCGCCGTCGTCGGCGCGATCTCCTCCCGCAAGAACCTGCCGCTGGTCGCCGAGGCGTTCGCGCGCGTCGCCGGCGACGGCACGGGGCTCCTCGTCGGCGGCCGGATCGTCGAGGACCAGCTCGCCGAGGCGGAGCCCCACCTGGCCGAGGCGCGCCGACGCGGCGCGCACGTGGTGGTGGTCGACCGCATGCTCGAGGACGTGGAGCTCGACGCCGCGATCGCCGCCGTGGACTGCGTCGTCCTCGCGCACTCCAACGAGGGCCCGAGCGGCATCCTCGGCAAGGCCGTCGTGTCGGGCACGCGCCTGATCGTGTCCGGGGCATCGAGCCTCCGTCGTGACGCGCAGGCCATCCCGGACCACGCGACCTGGACGCCCCTCGAGGTTGGCGCGTTGGCGGACGCCATGGAACACGCCGTCGCGGCGGTCGGTCCGGCCCCCGTCCCCGACATGGGCACCGCCCGCTTCACGTCGGCGCTCCTGTGACGGACGCCACCCCCGCGCCCTCCGGCGGGCTCGGCCGCCAGGCCACGTTCCTCGCGGGCGCCACCGCCGGTGCGCAGGTCCTCACCGCGCTCATCTACCTGTTCGCGGCGCGCGTCAGCGGCCCCACCGACTTCGGTCAGGTCGTGACGGCCATCGCCATCGCCACGAGCGCCGTGGGCATCCTCGACTTCGGTACCAACTCGCTCTGGATCCGGGAGACGGCGAAGGGTGCCCTGCCCACGCGCGACCTCGCACGCCGCGCCCTGGCCAAGGTCCTCATCGCCATGGCGGCCTTCGCCGTGGGCGGCGTGCTCCTGTACCTCCTCTCGCCGAACCCCTGGCTGTGGACGGCCGCTCCCATCGCCATGTTCCTGCTGGTCTCGCAGACGGCGCAGGTCCCGCTCCGCGCCCACTCGCGCATCGGCGTCGTCGCGCTGTCCCTCATCGTCGACCGCGTGGTGGGCCTGCTCGTGCTGTTCGCCGGCGTCCTCATCGGGGCGGACGGCGCCGCATCCCTGTGGCTGGCGCTCGTCTGCGGCTCGATCGGCGGCACGCTCTTCCTCGTGGGCTTCATCCCGCAGCGCTCGCGGCTCCTGGTGTCGCCCGATCTCCGCCGCTCACCCTGGCGCGGCTCGGGCTTCTACGGGCTGAGCTCAATGGCCGCCACATCGCAGGTCCTCGACGTGGCGATCATGTCGGCCGTGGCCGGCCCAGCCGCCGCGGGCATCTACGGCGCGGTCAACAGATGGACGCAGCCGATGGGCCTCGCGGTATCCGCCTTCGCCTCGGCAGCGGTCCCGGTCGTCGCACGTGCGCAGTCCTGGAGCGCTGCCTGGCCGCACGTGAAGAAGGCGCTTTGGCTCCCCGCCATGGCGTTGGTGGCGTGCGTGGTCGTCATCATCGGCGCCCCGATCTTCGTTGACGTGCTCGTCGGCGACGCCTACGCCGAGTCGGCAACGGTGCTCCGCGTCCTGGCCTTCGGGACCCTGTTCGCGATCGCGAACCAGCCCCTCGCCGTCTTCCTGCAGAGCCTCGGACGGGACCGCGCCGTCTCGTTCGTCACGCTCTCCCTGGTCGCCGTGCAGCTCGTCCTCGTCGCCGTCCTGGCCTCGATGTACGGCTCGGTGGGCGCCGCCTTCGCGTTCGTCGTCTCGCAGGCCTGCATGCTCGTCCTGCTGCTCATGCTGACCCGCGGCGGCGCGAAGCGGACCCGCGGTTACGGAGGCCGATCGTGAACATCTTGCAGCTGCTGCTCCGTCCTCAGATCGGCGGAGCCGAGACCTTGGCGGCGGCGCTCGCCACCGAGTGGGAGCGTCTCGGCCACACGGGCGAGGTGGTCTACCTCGATCCGCCCGACGCGTCGACAGGCAGGATCGCCCGCATCGCCAGGCTGCGACGGATGATCCGCGAGATGCGCCCGGACCTCGTGGTCAGCCATTCCGCTCTTCCAAACCTCTACGCGAGCTTCGTCGCTCCGCGGCGCACACCTCTGCTGACGGTCCTGCACAGCGCGACGGACGACTTCGCGTCCCGACTGCTGAGGGCCGCGGAGTCGCGGAGCCGGAGCCGTGCACGGACCGTCATCGCCGTGAGTCGTAAGCAGGTGGACGAGTACACGGCGCACTTCCCCGGACGCGCGCGGCCGGTCCTCATCCCCAACGGCGTCAGCGACGACCTGCCGCGCAAGGCCGACAGGCCCGACAGGCCGACCCGGGTGATCACCATGGCCCGTGTGGCGAGCCAGAAGGAGCCCGAGCTGTGGTTGCAGGTCGTGGACGCGTTCGCGTCGATCGATCCGGACTTGCGCTTCTCGTGGGCGGGGCCGATCCTCGAGTCCGACGCCCGCGTCGCCCGGTTCCTGTCCGACGCACGCTCCCGAGGGCTGTCCCACCTCCTCCTCGGACCGTCGGCGGACGTCGGGACCGATCTCGCCGCCGCTGATCTCTACTTCCACCCGTCGAGCCGCGAGGCCCACAGCATCGGCGTGCTCGAGGCGGCGGCGGTCGGACTGCCCGTTGTCTGCAGCACGGACGTGGCCGCGACCCTGCCGAGCTTCATGTCCGTCGAGACGTTCAGCCCGGGAGACCATGCCTCCGCGCAGGCTGCGCTCCGGCGTGCGGTCGAGGACTATCCGAAGGCCCTTCGCGAGGCGAGTGCGATCGCCGAGCGTGTCCGTGCCGAGTTCAGCATCACGGCCACGGCCCGCGCGTACCTGGACGTCTCAGGCTCCGCAGCCTTCCCGGAGCGCTAGGCGGATTGACGGAGCCGTCCGGACCCCCGGATGACGCTCACCTCGGCTACTCGAGGCGTCTGACCACGTCTCCGTCGGATCCCGGACCACGACCGCGACGTCGAGAGGCCGCCGCGCTGGTGGTCGGGACCTTGCTGCCGGTCAGCGCATCCGCGCGCGCTGGCTCCCCGGCACAGCCGGCGACGACGGGCTAGGGATCTGGGGCGATCGAATCGTCTGCTCCGTCAGCTCCGGCGACACGGGATCCGGCGACGTCTCACCTCGCGCGTTCAGCATCATCAACACCAGCGGCAGGAGGGCCGGGATCAGGTAGAGACGGCCGGGAGCGCTCGTCACCTCCGTGATGCCGCCTGCCAGCCACACGACGGCGAACCCGAGGCCGACGATCTTCGCATCCGGCGTCGCCCGGCGGGCACACAGCACCACCGCCCCGATGAGCGCCAGCGCGCCGAGCAGACCCGTCGAGAGGACGACCTCGAGGGCGAGGTTGTGCGTGCTGTAGTTGGCGAGCAGCGCGGTCGTCGGGGGCTGCCGGACCCAGAACGTCGATCCGACCCCGAGGAGGGGGTTCTCGAGGATGATCTCCTGTGCTCGGATCCAGAGCACCCCGCGGTCGGTGAAGGCGTCCGGGCTCCAAGGGGCGACGGCGACCCCGGCGACGATCAGTGCGGTCACGCTCGTGACCGCGCTGACGAGGCGGATGCGCACGCGGGTGCGCATCCTCTCGGTCGTGCGGATGAGGAGGGCGGCGACGGCCGCGAAGATCCAGATGATCAGAGCGGAGCGGCTGCTGCACAGATCCACGAGCAGACCGGAGCAGACCACCGCGATGATCGCCCATGCATTCCTCTTGGCGATCAACACGATGGGGAAGACGAGCACCGCGATCGCGACACCGAGCGCGTTGCCGGAGCCCAGCTCCCCGAGCTGCTGGCCCCAGAGCGAGCACTTGTCCAGCCGGCAGGCGCCGATGATCGCTCCGCTGGCCCCATAGAACGCGGTGAGCAACACGATCCCCTTGAGCGAATGCACCGCCGCGAGGATGAGCAGGCGCACGTCCATGGGTTCGCGGTCCACCGCCAGTGCGGGCAAGAAGGCGAAGGCGGCCACGAACGGGGTCGGCGAGCTCTCGCTGGAGGCGAAGGCGATCGGTATGCAGATCGCAAGCAGGAGGAGCAGATGACCCCCGTAGAGCTTCCCCCGCACGAGGCTGCGGATGCCGATCACCGCACCGAGGACGAGCATGGGGACGTACCTGACGAGCGAGAGCAGCTCGTTCACGGAGCCCGTGCCGTCCTGGGTGAGCTCGGTCACGCGAAGGAGACCCGGTAAGCCGAAGCCCGCGACGACCCAGAGGTAGTAGGGCGACTTCCAGGCACCGCGCAGGCGTGGCCCGGAGGTGGGGACGAGGAGCAGGAGAAGAGCTGAGGCGAGGAGGACGAGCTGTGCCATCAGCGGACTCGCCATTCAATGCCGGCACCGCGGCCCTGGATCTGGCCACGCGGGCGGGCGGAGATGACGCGAGCTCCCGCCGCTCGCTCGAGCCATGCCGCGGAGCGGCTCCGGTCGTCCATCAGTACGCCCCCTCGCGTCGCAGCACGGCCCGTGCCGTCTTCCACAGGATGACCAGGTCGCCCACGATCGACCAGTTCTCCACGTAGTACAGGTCGAGTCGCACGCTGTCCTCCCACGAGAGGTTCGAGCGGCCGCTCACCTGCCAGAGCCCGGTGATGCCGGGCTTCACGAGGAAGCGCCGGTGCACCTTCGACTCGTACGACTCGACCTCGCGGGCGAGCGGCGGGCGCGGACCCACGAGCGACATGCTGCCGTTGAGCACGTTCACGAGCTGCATGAGCTCGTCGAGGCTGTAGCGACGCAGGAAGCGCCCGACCGGGGTCACGCGCGGATCGTCCTTCATCTTGAACAGCACGGAGTTGCCGGCGTCCCGCGCCTCCTCCTGGAGCTCCCGGAGGCGCGACTCGGCGTCCGTCACCATCGTGCGGAACTTGAGCATCTGGAACGGGCGGCCGTTGATGCCGACGCGCTCCTGGCGGAACAGCACCGGACCCGACGTGCTGAGGCGGATGGCCAGGGCGATCGCGAGGAGCAGGGGAGAGGCGAGGACGAGGATCACCACGCTCGCCAGGAGGTCGAAGGCGCGCTTCGCGAACAGCTTGGTGCCCTCGTAGCGCGGCGTCTCCACGTGGATCAGCGGCAGGCCGGCCACGGGCCGCGTGTGGATGCGGGGACCGCCGATGTCGGTGAGGCTGGGGGCGACGACGAGGTGCTGACGGCCGGGCTCGAGCGACCAGCTCAGCTCGCGGATCCGCTCGGCCGAGAGCTCGTCGTTGCTCGCGATGACGATCGTGTCCGCGTCCACGGCGCGCATGGCGGCCTGGAGGTCGTCGAGCTTGCCGAGCACGGGGATCCCGGTGCCGGGCAGCGTCGCGGCGATGACGCCGGACGGGATGCACGCCCCGACCACGAGGTAGCCGGCGTACGGCTGCCGTGCCAGTTCCCGGGCGAGGAAGCCGGTGGAGGCCTCGGATCCGATGAGGAGGACCCGGGAGGAGTAGCGGCCCTTGGTGCGCTGCACGTTGAGCCACTGCCGCCACATCCAGCGGCTCAGCACGAGCGTCACCAGTCCGAGCGGCAGCGCGATGATGATGTAGCCGCGCGCGAACTCGATCCGGCCGAGGAACGCGACGATGGCGACGAGCCCGAACAGGCGTACGGTCGCGCTGAGGATGAGGCGGTACTCCTGGGGCCCGGTGCCGAGGACGCGGTAGCTGCGCGTGCCGTGGAGGCCGAGAGCGAGCATCCAGCTGGCGATGATGACGAGCGAGATGAGCGAGTAGCTGACGGTGACGCCCTCGACGTCGCCGTTGAAGGCGACGTCCGAGGTGGAGACCCCGAACCAGGCGATCTGCACGCCGAAGACGACCCAGATGAGGACGAGGAGGTCGGTGATCACGAGGCCGAAGGCGTAGGTGCGGCGCCACTCGTGCGCCCGGGAGTGGGTGCGCTCGGTCTCCGGCCCCGACATCCTGCCGGATGCGTCTGCGCCGCTGCCGCGCATGCGTCCTCGTGGAGCCGATGCGGCCCGTGCGTCGTCGTGCGTCGCCTGCTGTTCGATCATCGTCCCCCCAAGCCGATGGTGCGTCCCCCAGAGTCACCGTCGGCTCTCGGACACGAGACTACAGGCGTTCCTGCCGATCCCCGGCGGCACGGCCTCCGGGGGACGTCGAGGCACCCGCAGCGGACAGCCGGTGGGGGCTCAGACGCGGATCCAGGCGCCGCCGTCCCTCCGGGTGATGGTTGTGCGCTCCACGTCGAGGAGCTGGGCGGTGCGGGCGCGCACCTGGCCGGCGACGCGTTCGGCAGCCGGGTCGTCCTCCGCCGTGAACCGCACGGTGAGCCGGGGCTCCCCGCGGACCACCTGGAGGTCGTTCGCCTCGAGCGTCGCGACCCGGGACGCCTCGGCGGCGGCAGCGGGGAGGACCTCGGTGGGATCGACGCCGGGTCGGAGGCGACCGACGGTCATCGTGATGCGGTAGGAGGGCACGGTCCATGCTCCCGCACGCGGGGCGTGGCGTGGCGTGGCGTGGCGTGGCGTGGCGTTAAATGGAAGACGGCCCCGACCACATGGTCGGAGCCGTCCTCGGAAGCTCAGCGTGCGTCGCTCACCAGTGGTGAGCGGGTGGCGTTAGAGCGGGCGGATGTTCTCAGCCTGGGGACCCTTGGGGCCCTGGGCGACCTCGAACTCCACCTTCTGGTTCTCGTCGAGCGACTTGTAGCCGCCCGTCGCGATCGCGGAGTAGTGAGCGAACACATCCGCGGTTCCGTTGTCGGGAGCGATGAAGCCGAAGCCCTTTTCAGCGTTGAACCACTTGACGGTGCCTGTTGCCATGACGAAATTTCCTTCAAAAGAGATGCATCGATCCCGGGACCCGGGACCGCGGGCCGTCTGCTCCTCGTGATCCCTCCGGCGGACCGGGCGGATCGTCTGGACCTGACGACTTGTGAGCAACCCTAGCGGGTGAATGACGCGCGATGGGGGATGCGGGGAGATTCGCCCCCGGTGTTTCCCTGCATGACGCCCTGGGGAGGAGCCGCTCCGCGGCCGACCCGCCCTTCGGCGTCGGACGATGGCGGGATGATGAGGTCATGCACATCCTGGTCGCGAGGACGCCCGCTGGCGTGCGGCTCGTCGACCTCGACGCGGGAGGCGCGGTCTCCCGCGTGCAGGACGTCGCGTCCAAGGAGTGGCCCGCGGTCGCCGCCGCCCGCGAGCGCGTCACTCCGTCGCCCCGATGGGTGTGGGACGACACCGCAGTCTGGGCGCGCCCCCTCCTCGCGGCGGGCGTCCGCGTCGCACGGTGCCACGACCTCCGCCTCTGCCACGCGATACTGCGCCTGTCGACCGCGGCGGCCGACAGCGCCCTCGCCCGCGGGCCGCTCGGCCCGTGGGATCGCCCCGCACCGGTGGAGCGCGACCGGACCGCGGGCGCCACCCTCTTCGACGACCTCGACGCGCCGGAGGGACGCTCGCCGGACGAGCTCGTGGCCGAGTTCCGCCTGCAGCTCGAGGCGGTGGCGGGCAGCGCCGCGCCTGGCCGCCTGCGCCTCCTCCTCGCCGCCGAGTCCGCCGGCGCCCTCGTCGCCGCCGAGATGTCGGCCGACGGCCTGCCCTGGGACACCGCCGTGCACGACGCGCTCCTCGTCGACCTGCTCGGCGGCCGGCCTGCGCACGGCGGGGCACCGCCGGCCCTCGTCGCGCTCGCGGCGCGCATCCGGGAGATCCTGCGCGCCCCCGAGCTCAACGTCGACAGCCCGCCGGACGTGCTGCGCGCCCTGCGGCGCGCCGGCATCGACGCCACGAGCACGCGGCAGTGGGAGCTGCAGGAGATCGACCACCCGGTCATCGCGCCGCTCCTGGAGCACAAGAAGCTGTCGCGGCTCCTCAC is a genomic window of Clavibacter capsici containing:
- a CDS encoding glycosyltransferase, which gives rise to MRIVQFVSYVSADGAFGGPVAVAVAQARELARRGHDVVLLAGWDGVAELRIPGVRVVLARVQRLPGLGFSGLRSRGALSWLAENAPGVDVLHVHAGRHLLDLEVALTARRLGVRYVMQTHGMVMPGGALPMLVDRTMTARAIAGAAAVLALTDEEERGLREQFPGAAVSRIRNGIEERGDAPPVVGDDRGQEVLFVARLHPRKRVMAFAEMAALVSRAHPDARFVVVGPDEGDLPALREFMAEHPDVPLSYDGPLAPGEVTGRLASAAVYVLPSLREVFPMTVLEALSVGTPVVLTEDCGISDELRVREAALVTDGSPDDLARAVGAILSDGDLRDRLDSGMRLALAEAFSIRATADALLRRYQAGTDAGSRPSIVWLTNVAPPYRVPVWDALARDADLEVWLLETDARLRRDDNNRGDDWTAGGRQAEYTMRFLRSRVIRRGEARHYVTAWIRPTALRGTDAILIGGWDSPAFWVASWSAKIAGVRRVGFYESHRLSQRHTRGPIARIRRAFFAGMDEIVVPGVAARDALVAEGVDPRRIRLGFNAVDVEGIHARTRAVLARVGSPVGPVGRRLLCVGQLIHRKNVPSLIEALAAPELAGCTLTIVGTGPDRAPLEGLVARLGLGARIRFTGYVPTSGLPELFADHDVLVHPALQEVWGLTVNEALAAGLSVVVGEHAGVTPSVRGMPGVVTTGVTVPELRRAISAAVPATRIDEPEILAHTPEAFAATFRQALLPDDAPSV
- a CDS encoding glycosyltransferase, which produces MAITQPYIPGYRERLWSLVIEELRAAEVDCRVFYGGDREQERDIAARGDGIQPGWASRVAACTLRPVRSIPKFVFRRLPRTWRGRDALLVTEMQGTNLNAWLRAGLRRPYITLGHGVSDTTTRSPLADAAENLLNSRATRALTYTERGRRHVLASTRLRDDQVAAFRNSTDTSRLQRAMDEVTPADLTAFRERHGIPDDARVSLYLGALNRFKAVDLLVDAARIVFAADPSQWLVVAGDGESRALVEELARDTGRVVLLGQSGPADYAAAATMSRTLVNPGRVGLVAVDALVMGLGIVTTSGAEHGPEVEYLRPGIDVVEVPATPEAYARAWTDGAERTEAPPAEHPTIEAAAHTISATILDALDER
- a CDS encoding oligosaccharide flippase family protein, producing the protein MTDATPAPSGGLGRQATFLAGATAGAQVLTALIYLFAARVSGPTDFGQVVTAIAIATSAVGILDFGTNSLWIRETAKGALPTRDLARRALAKVLIAMAAFAVGGVLLYLLSPNPWLWTAAPIAMFLLVSQTAQVPLRAHSRIGVVALSLIVDRVVGLLVLFAGVLIGADGAASLWLALVCGSIGGTLFLVGFIPQRSRLLVSPDLRRSPWRGSGFYGLSSMAATSQVLDVAIMSAVAGPAAAGIYGAVNRWTQPMGLAVSAFASAAVPVVARAQSWSAAWPHVKKALWLPAMALVACVVVIIGAPIFVDVLVGDAYAESATVLRVLAFGTLFAIANQPLAVFLQSLGRDRAVSFVTLSLVAVQLVLVAVLASMYGSVGAAFAFVVSQACMLVLLLMLTRGGAKRTRGYGGRS
- a CDS encoding glycosyltransferase family 4 protein, translating into MNILQLLLRPQIGGAETLAAALATEWERLGHTGEVVYLDPPDASTGRIARIARLRRMIREMRPDLVVSHSALPNLYASFVAPRRTPLLTVLHSATDDFASRLLRAAESRSRSRARTVIAVSRKQVDEYTAHFPGRARPVLIPNGVSDDLPRKADRPDRPTRVITMARVASQKEPELWLQVVDAFASIDPDLRFSWAGPILESDARVARFLSDARSRGLSHLLLGPSADVGTDLAAADLYFHPSSREAHSIGVLEAAAVGLPVVCSTDVAATLPSFMSVETFSPGDHASAQAALRRAVEDYPKALREASAIAERVRAEFSITATARAYLDVSGSAAFPER
- a CDS encoding O-antigen ligase family protein; protein product: MLVLGAVIGIRSLVRGKLYGGHLLLLLAICIPIAFASSESSPTPFVAAFAFLPALAVDREPMDVRLLILAAVHSLKGIVLLTAFYGASGAIIGACRLDKCSLWGQQLGELGSGNALGVAIAVLVFPIVLIAKRNAWAIIAVVCSGLLVDLCSSRSALIIWIFAAVAALLIRTTERMRTRVRIRLVSAVTSVTALIVAGVAVAPWSPDAFTDRGVLWIRAQEIILENPLLGVGSTFWVRQPPTTALLANYSTHNLALEVVLSTGLLGALALIGAVVLCARRATPDAKIVGLGFAVVWLAGGITEVTSAPGRLYLIPALLPLVLMMLNARGETSPDPVSPELTEQTIRSPQIPSPSSPAVPGSQRARMR
- a CDS encoding sugar transferase, with the translated sequence MSGPETERTHSRAHEWRRTYAFGLVITDLLVLIWVVFGVQIAWFGVSTSDVAFNGDVEGVTVSYSLISLVIIASWMLALGLHGTRSYRVLGTGPQEYRLILSATVRLFGLVAIVAFLGRIEFARGYIIIALPLGLVTLVLSRWMWRQWLNVQRTKGRYSSRVLLIGSEASTGFLARELARQPYAGYLVVGACIPSGVIAATLPGTGIPVLGKLDDLQAAMRAVDADTIVIASNDELSAERIRELSWSLEPGRQHLVVAPSLTDIGGPRIHTRPVAGLPLIHVETPRYEGTKLFAKRAFDLLASVVILVLASPLLLAIALAIRLSTSGPVLFRQERVGINGRPFQMLKFRTMVTDAESRLRELQEEARDAGNSVLFKMKDDPRVTPVGRFLRRYSLDELMQLVNVLNGSMSLVGPRPPLAREVESYESKVHRRFLVKPGITGLWQVSGRSNLSWEDSVRLDLYYVENWSIVGDLVILWKTARAVLRREGAY
- a CDS encoding cold-shock protein, whose translation is MATGTVKWFNAEKGFGFIAPDNGTADVFAHYSAIATGGYKSLDENQKVEFEVAQGPKGPQAENIRPL